The following proteins come from a genomic window of Natronosalvus vescus:
- the lpdA gene encoding dihydrolipoyl dehydrogenase — MVVGDIATGTDVLVVGAGPAGYVAAIRAGQLDLDVTLVEKEAYGGTCLNHGCIPSKALITASDLAHEAGNAEEMGIHADPAIDLEGMVSWKDGVVDQLTGGVEKLCKANGVNLIEGTAHFADENSVRVSHGGEGQGSESIDFEHAIIATGSRPIEIPNFSYGDEPVLNSRQALALDSVPDSLVVVGAGYIGMELATVFAKLGTDVTVVEMLEDALPGFDPELARPVKKRAKALGIDFHFGYGASKWYDHGTGIRVEAEPAEQAAAETDGGSQAAVEDETLELDAEKVLVAVGRAPVSDTLDLEAAGVETDDRGFITTDDRARTNVDHIFAVGDVAGEPMLAHAGSKEGQVAAEVIAGEPSALDYQAMPAAVFTDPEIGTVGMTESEAEEMGFETAVGKFPFQASGRALTTGHTDGFVKIVADADAGFILGAQVVGPEASELIAELGLAIELGATLEDVAATVHAHPTLAESVMEAAENALGHAIHTLNR; from the coding sequence ATGGTCGTCGGAGACATCGCAACTGGAACGGACGTCCTCGTCGTCGGTGCTGGCCCCGCAGGCTACGTCGCCGCGATTCGGGCCGGACAACTCGATCTGGACGTCACGCTCGTCGAAAAGGAAGCCTACGGGGGTACCTGCCTCAACCACGGCTGTATCCCCTCGAAGGCACTGATCACCGCCAGCGACCTCGCCCACGAGGCCGGCAACGCCGAGGAGATGGGCATCCACGCCGACCCGGCAATCGATCTCGAGGGAATGGTCTCCTGGAAGGACGGGGTCGTCGACCAGCTCACCGGGGGCGTCGAGAAGCTCTGTAAGGCAAACGGCGTCAATCTGATCGAGGGGACGGCCCACTTCGCCGACGAGAACAGCGTTCGCGTCTCACACGGCGGCGAAGGGCAGGGCAGCGAATCCATCGACTTCGAACACGCCATCATCGCCACCGGCTCGCGTCCCATCGAAATCCCGAACTTCTCCTACGGGGACGAACCCGTCCTCAACTCCCGACAGGCGCTCGCCCTCGACTCCGTCCCTGACTCGCTGGTCGTCGTCGGCGCGGGCTACATCGGCATGGAACTCGCGACGGTCTTCGCCAAACTCGGCACCGACGTCACCGTCGTCGAGATGCTCGAGGATGCCCTCCCCGGCTTCGACCCCGAACTCGCCCGCCCGGTCAAAAAGCGCGCGAAAGCGCTGGGGATCGACTTTCACTTCGGCTACGGTGCCTCGAAGTGGTACGACCACGGTACCGGCATCCGCGTCGAGGCCGAACCCGCGGAACAGGCAGCAGCCGAAACCGACGGAGGGAGCCAGGCCGCAGTCGAGGACGAAACGCTCGAACTCGACGCCGAGAAGGTGCTCGTCGCCGTCGGCCGTGCCCCGGTCTCGGACACGCTCGACCTCGAGGCTGCTGGCGTCGAGACTGACGACCGCGGCTTCATCACGACGGATGATCGCGCACGCACGAACGTCGACCACATCTTCGCCGTCGGCGACGTCGCCGGCGAACCGATGCTCGCCCACGCCGGCAGCAAGGAAGGACAGGTCGCCGCGGAAGTCATCGCCGGCGAGCCGTCGGCGCTGGACTACCAGGCTATGCCCGCAGCCGTCTTCACCGACCCCGAGATCGGCACCGTTGGCATGACCGAATCCGAAGCCGAGGAGATGGGCTTCGAGACGGCCGTTGGGAAGTTCCCGTTCCAGGCCAGCGGCCGGGCGCTCACGACGGGCCACACTGACGGCTTCGTCAAGATCGTCGCCGACGCCGATGCCGGTTTCATCCTCGGTGCACAGGTCGTCGGCCCTGAGGCCTCCGAACTGATCGCCGAACTCGGCCTCGCGATCGAACTGGGAGCAACCCTCGAGGACGTCGCCGCGACGGTTCACGCGCACCCGACGCTCGCCGAATCAGTCATGGAAGCTGCAGAAAACGCCCTCGGCCACGCGATTCACACGCTGAACCGCTGA
- a CDS encoding ABC transporter permease subunit yields MTWHVVAKKDFRDAVQSRALWALVSIFVLLSVVSTYAYVEVPEMFGEPGGATFGGLLFFTVGLTGLFVPLAAIVVCYKSLAGERELGSIKLLLSLPTTRGNVFVGKVIGRAAVLTFGLGVGLVVGLGFGSALLGTVDVGALVIFVLATLAFAGVYTTIMVGLSATTGSTTRATTLALGFFVVFELFWDVVPMGILYVVEGFSLPTQIPDWVFLVTQVSPSTAYFSAIVSLFPGFAEAANADPAGGGAGAGADVAPADPFYVTPEVGIVMLGLWLVLSLAVGYLRFDAADV; encoded by the coding sequence ATGACCTGGCACGTCGTCGCGAAGAAAGACTTTCGGGACGCCGTCCAGTCGCGGGCGCTGTGGGCGCTCGTGTCGATCTTCGTGCTCCTGTCTGTGGTGTCGACGTACGCATACGTGGAGGTACCCGAGATGTTCGGCGAACCCGGCGGGGCGACCTTCGGTGGGTTGCTCTTTTTCACCGTCGGCCTGACCGGCCTGTTCGTCCCGCTGGCAGCCATCGTCGTCTGTTACAAATCGCTCGCCGGCGAGCGCGAACTCGGGAGCATCAAGCTCCTGCTCTCCTTACCGACGACCAGAGGGAACGTGTTCGTCGGGAAGGTGATCGGACGGGCGGCCGTACTCACGTTCGGCCTCGGGGTCGGATTGGTCGTCGGCCTCGGGTTCGGTTCCGCGCTACTGGGAACCGTCGACGTGGGCGCGCTCGTGATCTTCGTACTCGCGACGCTAGCGTTCGCCGGCGTCTACACCACGATCATGGTCGGGCTGTCGGCGACGACCGGCTCGACCACCCGCGCCACGACGCTGGCGCTCGGCTTTTTCGTCGTCTTCGAGCTGTTCTGGGACGTCGTCCCGATGGGGATCCTCTACGTCGTCGAGGGCTTTTCGTTGCCCACACAGATTCCCGACTGGGTGTTCCTCGTGACGCAGGTCTCCCCGTCGACGGCGTACTTCTCGGCGATCGTCTCCCTGTTCCCCGGCTTCGCGGAGGCAGCGAACGCCGATCCCGCCGGCGGAGGAGCGGGGGCTGGGGCCGACGTCGCCCCCGCCGATCCGTTCTACGTCACCCCCGAGGTCGGCATCGTGATGCTCGGCCTGTGGCTGGTACTCTCGCTCGCGGTCGGCTATCTCCGGTTCGACGCCGCCGACGTATAG
- the ilvA gene encoding threonine ammonia-lyase, protein MAALRLEDVQDARARFDDESVVRETPLESNRSLSEMADATVYLKMEHLQRTGSFKTRGAYNKLVQVAARGGVERVVAASAGNHAQGVALAATKTGLESTIVMPRYAPQAKVNATRSYGGDVVLEGSDFREAMAYAQTLTDDPNVGFVHAYDDPDIVAGQGTLGLEIYDALPAVDTVIVPIGGGGLIGGIATALKALDPEIRIVGVQAASAATVPDSLDKGIPQSIDDAETIADGIATGGISALTFGLIQEHVDDVVTVSDDQIAQSTLILLERAKQLVEGAGAASVAALLSDDLDVSGETVVPVLGGGNIDISMLQTVLEHALTDRDQLLRLRVRIADQPGKMEEISGVISDHGANIRTVRHDRAVDDLRVGEAYLVFQVVTSGQEHARNVIESIESRGYDVTRVH, encoded by the coding sequence ATGGCCGCCCTTCGCCTCGAAGACGTCCAGGACGCTCGAGCCCGGTTCGACGACGAGTCAGTCGTCCGTGAGACCCCGCTCGAGTCCAATCGATCGCTCAGCGAGATGGCCGACGCGACGGTGTACCTGAAGATGGAACACCTCCAGCGGACGGGCTCGTTCAAGACGCGCGGCGCGTACAACAAACTCGTTCAGGTGGCCGCACGTGGGGGCGTCGAACGTGTCGTCGCTGCCAGCGCCGGCAACCACGCCCAGGGGGTCGCGCTCGCGGCGACCAAGACGGGGCTCGAGTCGACCATCGTCATGCCCAGATACGCCCCACAGGCGAAGGTGAACGCGACCCGGAGTTACGGCGGCGACGTCGTACTCGAAGGCAGCGACTTCCGGGAGGCGATGGCCTACGCCCAGACGCTCACCGACGACCCGAACGTAGGGTTCGTCCACGCCTACGACGACCCCGACATCGTCGCCGGCCAGGGGACGCTCGGCCTCGAGATCTACGACGCGCTCCCGGCGGTCGACACGGTGATCGTGCCGATCGGTGGCGGTGGACTGATCGGGGGGATCGCCACTGCCCTGAAGGCGCTCGATCCCGAGATCCGGATCGTCGGCGTCCAGGCCGCCTCCGCGGCGACGGTTCCCGACAGCCTCGACAAGGGCATCCCGCAGTCGATCGACGACGCGGAGACGATCGCCGACGGGATCGCCACCGGCGGCATCTCCGCACTCACGTTCGGCCTTATCCAGGAGCACGTCGACGACGTCGTCACCGTCTCAGACGATCAGATCGCCCAGAGCACGCTCATCCTGCTTGAGCGGGCGAAACAGCTCGTCGAAGGGGCCGGCGCGGCCTCGGTTGCGGCGTTGCTCTCGGACGACCTCGACGTGAGCGGCGAGACCGTCGTTCCGGTACTCGGTGGCGGAAATATCGACATCTCGATGCTCCAGACGGTGCTCGAGCACGCGCTCACCGATCGCGACCAGTTGCTCCGGCTGCGGGTTCGAATCGCCGACCAGCCGGGGAAGATGGAAGAGATCTCCGGGGTGATCTCCGACCACGGGGCGAACATTCGAACGGTGCGCCACGACCGGGCCGTCGACGATCTCCGGGTCGGTGAGGCGTATCTCGTCTTTCAGGTCGTCACGAGCGGGCAGGAACACGCCCGTAACGTGATCGAATCGATCGAATCACGCGGCTACGACGTCACGCGGGTGCACTGA
- a CDS encoding ABC transporter ATP-binding protein: MPAIECRNLTKRFGDVVAVDDLDLTVEEGEIFGFLGPNGAGKSTTIDILLDFIRPTDGSVTVLGHDAQTEGEAVRRRTGVLPDAYHVYDRLTGRQHLEFVLEMKGSDEDPLALLERVGIPEAADRKAGGYSKGMRQRLVLAMALVGDPDLLVLDEPSTGLDPNGAREMREIIRQENDRGTTVFFSSHVMEQVEAVCDRVAIIDRGQLVAVDTIDGLRDASETGETLYVYVTEPDESTATQVAALEGVTDAALVDGRLEVRVGDVSKFAVLHAIDAEVAPVQDFSVVESSLEDLFVRYTNEGRANEVRP; the protein is encoded by the coding sequence ATGCCGGCAATCGAGTGTCGAAACCTGACGAAGCGCTTCGGTGACGTCGTCGCCGTCGACGACCTCGACCTGACCGTCGAGGAGGGCGAGATTTTCGGCTTCCTGGGCCCGAACGGTGCCGGAAAGTCGACGACCATCGACATCCTTCTCGATTTCATCCGACCGACCGACGGTAGCGTGACGGTACTCGGCCACGACGCCCAGACGGAGGGAGAGGCCGTCCGGCGCCGAACCGGCGTCCTCCCCGACGCCTACCACGTATACGACCGCCTCACCGGCCGTCAGCACCTCGAGTTCGTCCTCGAGATGAAAGGGAGCGACGAGGATCCGCTCGCCTTACTCGAACGTGTCGGTATCCCCGAGGCCGCCGACCGGAAAGCAGGTGGCTACTCGAAAGGGATGCGCCAGCGCCTCGTTCTCGCGATGGCGCTGGTGGGCGACCCCGACCTGCTCGTGCTCGACGAACCCTCGACCGGCCTCGACCCCAACGGCGCCCGCGAGATGCGCGAGATCATCCGCCAGGAGAACGACCGGGGCACGACCGTCTTCTTCTCGAGTCACGTCATGGAACAGGTCGAAGCCGTCTGCGACCGGGTTGCGATCATCGACCGCGGACAGCTCGTCGCCGTCGACACGATCGACGGGCTTCGAGACGCCTCCGAAACGGGCGAAACTCTCTACGTCTACGTGACCGAGCCGGACGAGTCGACCGCCACGCAGGTGGCCGCACTCGAGGGAGTCACAGACGCCGCCCTCGTCGACGGTCGACTCGAAGTGCGCGTCGGCGACGTGTCGAAGTTCGCCGTCTTGCACGCCATCGACGCCGAAGTGGCGCCAGTGCAGGACTTCTCGGTCGTCGAATCGTCGCTCGAGGATCTGTTCGTTCGCTACACCAACGAGGGACGGGCAAACGAGGTGCGGCCATGA
- a CDS encoding plastocyanin/azurin family copper-binding protein — protein sequence MTSSSSSGFDSDSQSRSRQRPTVDERPQPTRRRLLAAAGAVSLTALAGCIFGGNDEDYYDGETFVDEDDEPEYDGFLEGIDHPGTVDWTETPDEEMVIYVGTGLEGMGYAPRSVRVPVGATVTWEWTGDGGRHDVVDTDDAFDSGEKHSEGETFEFTLEEPGTYTYYCTPHHHRGMVGALEVV from the coding sequence ATGACCTCGAGTTCGAGTTCCGGTTTCGATTCCGACTCCCAGTCTCGGTCGCGACAGCGACCGACCGTCGACGAACGGCCGCAACCGACCAGACGGCGGCTCCTCGCCGCTGCCGGGGCCGTATCCCTCACCGCACTGGCTGGCTGCATTTTCGGCGGCAACGACGAAGACTACTACGACGGCGAGACATTCGTCGACGAAGACGACGAACCGGAGTACGACGGGTTCCTCGAGGGAATCGACCATCCGGGTACCGTCGACTGGACGGAGACACCCGACGAGGAGATGGTCATCTACGTGGGAACCGGCCTCGAGGGGATGGGCTACGCCCCTCGTTCCGTACGCGTGCCCGTGGGCGCGACAGTCACCTGGGAGTGGACTGGCGACGGCGGTCGACACGACGTCGTCGACACCGACGACGCGTTCGACAGCGGCGAGAAACACAGCGAAGGCGAGACCTTCGAGTTCACCCTCGAGGAGCCGGGTACCTACACGTACTACTGCACGCCACACCACCATCGAGGAATGGTCGGCGCGCTCGAGGTCGTCTGA
- a CDS encoding ArsR/SmtB family transcription factor, whose product MDSPRESRIDPAMVEAIGALGNEQRLQILLALAETTNDHQDQWHAMSFTALYEAVDIGSTSQFSYHLSKLVGPFITETDDGYRLTYGGDKLVRGLRSGIYESTTGFEERTVAGTCVFCETDALVAALENELFVVRCTACESTLLTDSFPTSQERHRTPEEIIDSFGSRIWSSVVLLRGGVCPECYGPVDTAVDAHDHDHDHRTAYTHRSTCEGCRFVIHLPLEVVAAFHPAAIGFLWEHGISLFELTLWEMFAFIVNGQMRTRVRSLEPFDATVTLAVDGAGLELQFDETHSVSNVNPRSAPATDRQH is encoded by the coding sequence ATGGATTCGCCGCGAGAGTCACGGATCGACCCGGCAATGGTCGAGGCCATCGGCGCACTCGGCAACGAACAGCGCCTGCAGATCCTCCTGGCGCTGGCCGAGACGACGAACGATCACCAGGATCAGTGGCACGCGATGTCGTTTACGGCGCTGTACGAGGCGGTCGATATCGGCAGTACCTCGCAGTTTTCCTACCACCTCTCGAAACTCGTTGGCCCCTTCATCACCGAAACCGACGACGGTTATCGACTGACCTACGGTGGCGACAAACTCGTCCGCGGGCTCCGATCCGGCATCTACGAGAGCACCACCGGGTTCGAGGAACGAACGGTGGCCGGAACCTGCGTCTTCTGTGAGACGGATGCACTCGTCGCCGCGCTCGAGAACGAACTGTTCGTGGTTCGATGTACGGCGTGTGAGTCGACGCTGCTGACGGATAGTTTTCCCACGAGTCAGGAGCGACACCGAACCCCGGAAGAGATCATCGACAGTTTCGGCTCTCGGATCTGGAGTTCGGTCGTCTTGCTCCGTGGAGGCGTCTGTCCGGAGTGCTACGGCCCCGTAGACACCGCCGTCGACGCCCACGATCACGATCACGATCACCGAACGGCCTACACTCACCGGAGTACCTGCGAGGGCTGTCGGTTCGTCATCCACCTTCCGCTCGAGGTTGTCGCCGCGTTCCACCCGGCGGCCATCGGCTTCCTCTGGGAACACGGCATCTCACTGTTCGAGCTCACCCTCTGGGAGATGTTCGCGTTCATCGTCAACGGTCAGATGCGGACGCGGGTACGCTCGCTCGAGCCGTTCGATGCGACCGTCACCCTGGCAGTCGACGGCGCGGGCCTCGAACTGCAATTCGACGAGACGCACTCGGTCTCGAACGTCAATCCTCGGTCGGCACCTGCCACCGACCGCCAGCACTGA
- the hjc gene encoding Holliday junction resolvase Hjc gives MSQAKGDRRERELVNRLDEAGFAVMRAPASGSATERELPDVLAGDGEVFYAIEAKSSSGNPIYLTGEEVEALIYFAQNFGAKPRIGVRFDREDWYFFHPADLHVTGGGNYRVKKETAIAEGTDFDEFVGRSKKVTLEEIGDDDPGPDPEIVRVLEAVKQDVMDVEEAADILE, from the coding sequence ATGTCTCAGGCGAAGGGCGATCGACGGGAACGCGAACTCGTCAATCGCCTCGACGAGGCGGGCTTTGCGGTCATGCGAGCGCCCGCCAGCGGCTCCGCGACCGAACGCGAACTCCCCGACGTGCTCGCTGGTGACGGTGAGGTGTTCTACGCCATCGAGGCCAAATCGAGTTCGGGCAACCCGATCTATCTCACTGGCGAAGAGGTCGAAGCGCTCATCTACTTCGCACAGAACTTCGGCGCGAAACCCCGTATCGGCGTCCGATTCGACCGCGAGGACTGGTACTTCTTTCACCCCGCGGATCTCCACGTCACCGGCGGTGGGAACTACCGCGTGAAAAAGGAAACTGCAATTGCTGAAGGAACGGACTTCGACGAGTTCGTCGGCCGATCAAAGAAGGTCACCCTCGAGGAGATCGGTGACGACGATCCAGGGCCGGATCCCGAAATTGTTCGCGTCCTCGAGGCGGTCAAACAGGACGTGATGGACGTCGAGGAAGCCGCTGATATTCTCGAGTAA